AATCCTTATCCATAGCTGTTGATTGTCTACACGAAGGCACTATTCCTGATTATTATGGTTCAGAACTTGCCGAAGTATTTGTACTTACCCTAGATTCTACCCTCGCCTCTGATTCCTTTACGCTGATGCCTGTTGATATCCGCCAAGATTTTGCTACTACTGTAACTGATACTCTTCCTCCTAATGCTGGTACTAAGTCATACTCACATGAGATTATCTTAAAGGAGGGAGGACGACCACCTCGTCTAGCTCCGTACCGTTTAACACAGAAATTAGAGAAAGAATGCCGCCAAATTGTTGAAgatttgttaaaaaatcaGTTTATCAGTGAGAGTAAATCTCCATACTCATCACCTGTACTATTAGTTAAGAAAAAAGACGGTAGTTTTAGGATGGTTGTCGATTTCAGAGAGTTAAACAAAGTTACAGTTAAGGATCCCTTTCCATTACCTCGGAATAGACGATTTGTTAAGTAAACTCGG
This genomic stretch from Henningerozyma blattae CBS 6284 chromosome 1, complete genome harbors:
- the TBLA0A00515 gene encoding uncharacterized protein is translated as MANIDSQHPSVYPDSDTPINHDSAIPTVVDHSHPVAPTFSAEPTPPVGPRLEPCCLVNNVPVTVLFDSGSPTTIVSASLVAQHHWPTYSVPPFKWKGALPGSAQSTLATTCSIQVQDQLLKVAAYVAPELTDRVMIGWPIMKDHLDLVCPSESLSIAVDCLHEGTIPDYYGSELAEVFVLTLDSTLASDSFTLMPVDIRQDFATTVTDTLPPNAGTKSYSHEIILKEGGRPPRLAPYRLTQKLEKECRQIVEDLLKNQFISESKSPYSSPVLLVKKKDGSFRMVVDFRELNKVTVKDPFPLPRNRRFVK